A genomic window from Pseudothermotoga sp. includes:
- a CDS encoding ABC transporter ATP-binding protein: MINVVVEVVDLRKKFGSIEALKGISFEIEKGEIFGLIGPNGAGKTTTLRIISTLLKPDSGTVRVFGYDVEKEPQEVRKLISYLPEEAGAYRELTGLGYLKFVARFFAKNNAEFDEMIEDGIQIANLKDRLRSKVATYSKGMTRRLLIARTLMVKPKLAILDEPTSGLDVLNAREVRSIIKHFVEDGGTVLLSSHNMLEVEFLCDRIALISNGEIVEMGKPEELKKKYSASNIEEVFAEVVQCSGTC; this comes from the coding sequence ATGATCAACGTGGTCGTTGAGGTCGTTGATCTGAGGAAAAAATTTGGTTCCATAGAGGCACTCAAAGGTATAAGTTTTGAAATCGAAAAAGGTGAAATCTTTGGTCTCATAGGACCGAACGGAGCTGGGAAAACGACCACACTCAGGATCATTTCGACCCTGCTCAAACCTGACAGTGGAACTGTGAGAGTCTTCGGATACGATGTCGAGAAAGAACCTCAAGAGGTCAGAAAACTCATAAGTTATCTTCCAGAGGAAGCTGGCGCTTACAGAGAATTGACCGGGCTTGGATATCTAAAATTTGTGGCCAGATTCTTCGCGAAGAACAACGCCGAGTTTGATGAGATGATCGAGGATGGAATTCAAATAGCTAACCTCAAAGATAGATTACGTTCGAAGGTGGCCACTTACAGCAAAGGTATGACTAGAAGACTCCTCATCGCTAGAACCTTGATGGTTAAACCAAAGCTCGCCATACTCGATGAACCCACCTCAGGTCTCGATGTTCTCAACGCACGAGAAGTGAGATCGATCATAAAGCACTTCGTGGAGGATGGAGGAACGGTTCTTCTATCTTCGCACAACATGCTTGAAGTGGAGTTCCTCTGCGACAGAATCGCGTTGATAAGTAATGGTGAGATAGTTGAAATGGGTAAACCCGAGGAGTTGAAAAAGAAATATTCAGCTTCGAACATAGAGGAGGTCTTTGCGGAGGTGGTTCAATGTTCTGGAACTTGCTGA
- the pulA gene encoding type I pullulanase, with the protein MKRFFLMSLMILSFVVFSSTKIVVHYHRFDGNYDGWNLWIWPVEPISREGSAYEFDETDDFGMKVTITLPWDLNKVGIIVRLRQWEEKDVAKDRFIDIENGFAEVWILQGVEEIFRTKPDTSPRIMFARLIDFSTIEAYATNPFDTSGKTDRVRVEIDGKAVDVAKVEKSDPTDISRTRHFKVILSKPLDEEDLHRDIFLYVEGFKESRVFPVEVLDQLYYDGPLGFFYTPNHTEFYVWSPVSRSVELLLYSDAKQNEPTRTLRMERKEKGVWYVKVDGDLQGWFYKYRYHSYGQIREAVDPYAKALSLKGKLGAIVDMKRLNPEGWEKDSFVRLDSYVDAIIYEIHIADMTGSVNSGVKNRCSYIGMSEEGTKGPSGVTTGLDHIKELGVTHVHILPILDFHTGDEQDRDFEKHYNWGYDPYHYMVPEGCYSLNPKDPTARIYEVKKMIQTFHKNNIGVILDVVFPHTYGVGALSVLDQAVPYYYYRITKTGQYIDETGCGNTTNSERLMMRRYIIDTLVHWVEEYHVDGFRFDQMGLIDRETMILVERTLRKINPSVIIYGEPWGGWGAKVRFAKSQLLDLRVAVFNDSFRDALRGSVFDAKAKGFLMGALAKENLVKRGIVGSINYDNRLIVDFATSPEQTINYVECHDNHTLWDKNVLAAKADKREWSEDELKSAQKLAAAILLTSQGVPFLHAGQDFCRSKNFNDNSYNAPLSLNALDYERKAQFLDVFEYHKGLIKLRKFHPAFRMRSAQEIKKHLHFLDSPRRTVAFLIKDHANNDSWREILVIYNGDLTQKEFTLPEGEWNVVVDKDRAGTDVLYTLSGTIKVSPICAMVMYRN; encoded by the coding sequence ATGAAACGATTCTTTCTAATGTCGCTGATGATTTTGAGCTTTGTCGTTTTTTCATCGACGAAAATCGTGGTTCACTATCATCGGTTCGATGGCAATTATGATGGTTGGAACCTTTGGATATGGCCCGTCGAACCTATATCTCGGGAAGGATCCGCTTATGAATTTGACGAGACGGATGATTTTGGCATGAAGGTAACGATAACTCTTCCTTGGGATTTAAACAAGGTCGGTATAATCGTTAGGTTGAGACAATGGGAAGAAAAAGATGTGGCCAAAGATAGGTTCATAGATATAGAAAACGGTTTTGCGGAGGTGTGGATATTGCAAGGTGTCGAAGAAATATTCAGAACGAAACCAGATACGAGTCCGAGGATAATGTTCGCTCGATTGATCGACTTTTCCACGATCGAAGCTTACGCAACGAATCCTTTCGATACATCGGGTAAGACTGACAGAGTGAGGGTTGAAATCGATGGCAAAGCTGTGGATGTAGCGAAAGTTGAGAAGTCTGATCCTACGGATATTTCTCGTACAAGACATTTCAAAGTGATACTGTCAAAACCACTCGATGAGGAAGACCTTCACAGAGACATTTTTTTGTACGTTGAAGGCTTTAAAGAATCTCGAGTTTTTCCCGTTGAAGTTCTCGATCAACTTTATTACGACGGTCCTCTAGGTTTCTTTTACACACCCAACCATACAGAATTTTATGTTTGGTCACCGGTGAGTCGCTCTGTCGAACTGCTCCTTTACAGTGACGCCAAACAGAATGAACCGACACGTACTCTGCGCATGGAAAGAAAAGAAAAAGGTGTCTGGTATGTGAAAGTTGATGGAGATTTGCAGGGTTGGTTCTACAAGTATCGTTACCACAGTTATGGTCAGATCAGAGAAGCCGTCGATCCATACGCGAAGGCCCTTTCTTTGAAGGGTAAACTCGGTGCGATCGTGGATATGAAACGGTTGAATCCCGAAGGATGGGAGAAAGACAGTTTTGTTCGACTCGATTCTTACGTGGATGCTATCATCTACGAGATCCATATCGCCGATATGACCGGTTCTGTGAACAGTGGGGTGAAGAACCGTTGTTCGTACATTGGTATGAGCGAGGAGGGTACAAAAGGTCCAAGCGGTGTTACGACCGGTTTGGATCACATAAAGGAACTGGGTGTGACACACGTCCACATACTTCCCATACTCGATTTCCACACAGGTGATGAACAAGACAGAGATTTCGAGAAACATTACAATTGGGGATACGACCCTTACCACTACATGGTGCCAGAAGGTTGTTACAGTCTGAACCCAAAAGATCCAACGGCGAGGATATACGAAGTGAAAAAGATGATCCAAACCTTCCACAAAAACAACATAGGTGTTATACTGGACGTAGTTTTTCCACACACTTACGGCGTGGGGGCGCTCTCTGTTCTCGATCAAGCGGTACCTTATTACTATTACAGGATCACTAAGACGGGTCAGTACATAGATGAAACTGGTTGTGGTAACACCACGAACAGTGAAAGGCTCATGATGAGGAGATACATCATCGATACACTAGTTCACTGGGTGGAAGAATACCACGTGGACGGCTTCAGATTCGATCAGATGGGATTGATAGACAGAGAAACGATGATTTTGGTCGAAAGAACCTTGAGGAAGATCAATCCGAGCGTGATCATATATGGAGAACCTTGGGGAGGATGGGGTGCAAAAGTGAGGTTCGCCAAATCGCAGTTGCTCGATCTTAGGGTAGCTGTTTTCAACGATAGTTTCAGAGATGCGCTCAGAGGATCCGTGTTCGATGCGAAAGCGAAAGGCTTTCTGATGGGAGCTTTGGCCAAGGAAAATTTGGTCAAAAGGGGGATTGTGGGCAGTATCAATTACGATAACAGATTGATCGTCGACTTCGCAACGAGCCCAGAACAGACGATAAACTACGTTGAGTGCCACGATAATCACACGCTGTGGGACAAGAACGTGCTCGCTGCGAAAGCCGACAAGCGCGAGTGGAGCGAAGATGAGCTCAAATCTGCTCAAAAACTGGCTGCGGCCATCCTTTTGACATCACAAGGTGTTCCTTTTTTACACGCCGGTCAAGATTTCTGCAGAAGTAAAAACTTCAACGACAATTCTTACAATGCACCGCTTTCATTGAATGCGTTAGACTACGAGAGAAAAGCTCAGTTCCTCGATGTTTTCGAGTACCACAAAGGCTTGATCAAGCTCAGAAAGTTTCATCCTGCATTCAGAATGAGATCGGCTCAGGAGATTAAGAAACATCTGCATTTCCTTGACTCACCGAGGAGAACTGTAGCCTTTTTGATCAAAGACCATGCCAACAATGATTCTTGGAGAGAAATTCTGGTGATTTACAACGGTGATTTGACCCAGAAGGAATTCACACTGCCTGAAGGAGAATGGAACGTCGTCGTCGATAAAGACAGAGCAGGAACCGATGTTCTTTACACACTGAGCGGCACGATCAAGGTTTCTCCAATCTGTGCCATGGTGATGTACAGAAACTGA